The following is a genomic window from Antechinus flavipes isolate AdamAnt ecotype Samford, QLD, Australia chromosome 3, AdamAnt_v2, whole genome shotgun sequence.
aaaaattaaaacaaaagagaaaaaccatgagaaagaaaaaacaataaaaaaaggaatgctttgatcctcattcagtctccgTAGTTATCTATGTCGATGTGGATGGcatttgttctataagaaaacatgtacaggctgatttcagaaaagcctggaaagatttaaatgaactgatgctgaatgaagtaagcagaagcatGAGAACAAAGTATATAATaagagcaagattatgtgataatctaCTAtaacagacttagctcttttctgcaatatagtgatccaaaacaattccaataggcttgggatgaaaaaagccatctgttggcaaaaggagaaaaggatgggAAAGGATAAGATAAGACATGGTATCATTGGAAGCAATAAATATAAGCATGGACAGACTTTATGAGATAGTGAAGGACAGAAAGGCTTAGAGTGCTACAATTCATTGAGGGCACAAAAAATTGAACATCACTGAACAACAACCCCATAGAATTGTGAGGAAATATGAAATTTGTGTATTGTacaaaatcatataaatatgagTATTATGAGCTGATGCTCATAGTGATGAATTTTGATTACTAAGAATAGTTTACACGATACTTagcattttttcttaaaaatggtGGGGGAGTAGTTACCTGTTTTAAGAGTATcataaaaatgtttgaaatacAAATGTCGTTTGAAGGTAAGTATCTTCAAGTTTTAAGTTAATCTAGAGCATTCACTTATGTGAAGTGCCTTATTCTCTAATAGTGTTGGATGAGCACTAGAATTTATGATGcttaaataaaaaacataatagaAATTTAAGTATACCGATTTTAATAATGGGTTTTCAAATCTAATATGTTACTGACTCTACTTCAGTTTATTCTTTTCAAAGGACAGCAGCAAATGTTCTGTACTCTGGTGGGGAAGTAGATAAAGTAGTGGTGGTAGTGCCAGAACCCTTGCTTTTGTATCCTATAAGTGGACAGAGTTTCTGGGATTAGGGCACATAGCAGCACATGGTCTGAAAATTAATCCCTTCTATTCTTaatcttgaaggaaaagagaagcaaTTCTTAAACaactctatttttgttttattttggtaatacctttgttgttttttattataatgttttaaattttgtattttatcatcaTAGGTAAGTAGAATAAGTACAACAATGAGACTGTTTTTAATTCTTAAGAATAAAGATggtattctttttaaattaatttttttcaattaaccaAAATCTATCTTTTCTCCTACCCACCACATccaacaaaaactgaaaaaaaaaaaaaaaaagaataacaaatcctcataacaaatatatatcaagtaaaacaaatttctacattagcAGTGTGATGGTGTCCTTCTAAAAGCAATTTGTTTttggaaattgatttttttttttaaacacatgaaatgaactaattttttttaatttttatttttttacttttgctatgTTACATTAAGTACTTATTTTTGGTTCTTGTTCACAGGCAATACAAGAAGATACTGTCTTTATCAGTGAGCTACTAGAAGATGTGGAAGAAAAACTCAGTCCAGCTGTAGAAGAAAATAGTATAACGGCAGTTAAGAAACAAGGGACTAATTTATACAATCGGAGCACTGACTGGAGTTTTTGGGTAACTCAGCAGGTTTTTCTCCATCTTATTATTAGTTTTTCATAATTTGTTATCTTTAGacagaaatttatttaatattcctcTGTGGATATGGTGCCATAATTTTATAATTAGGTTTTAAAGTAACTTGTATGTGGTTGTCAAGATAGTTCTCAGAATGATAATCTTTACTATTATTCTTTGGCCACTAGACTGTGCTGTTGTCTACTTTGATGTTATGGGAAATCATCTGCTTAATTTTCCTCCCAAGGAAACTATATACCACAGAGCAGTAATCTTGATATGTTGTCATTTTCTGCATGTAccagaaatgaaatttatatacAAAATCTATTTCTCTGTAATATTAGtaagaaacttattttaaatagtcCTTTTGACTTTAAAAGATTTCCTAAAAGAGAATGTAGAACtttaattataacattataaaaaataaatttggaattaagAGTTTCAGATTCTATTTGTATGGCACTGATGAAGATACATAACCTAGAAGCGCCTCTGGTTTCTTTCTCAGGGGTAAAATGAGAATATAGTCTGTTGGTCAGGAACATTGAAATCCTTCCCTATTCTGTGGGCAGGAATAAAACATGATTGCTATTCATATAACTTTTTGTTATAATGGAGTCATTATTTTTCTCCACCAACATTTTTGGTAGTTACAAAATAGTCTGTTAAAAACTTGTTTCAACACATTTATGATGCCAAAACAAATTATATGTCATTATGAAGAaaactttttgtgtgtgttaaAGAATAAAGGgaacattgttgttcagtcattcagttgtctgtgactcttcatgactccatgggCCAAAATGTGCCAGACCTTCCGTCTTTCATTGTCTCCCAAAATCTGTCCAAGCTTATCTTTGTTGCTTCCATTATACTAACTGTCCATATCAcctgaagtctgtccaagcttATATTCGTTGCTTCCATTATACTACCTATCCATATCACCTTCtaccattcccttttccttttgccttcaaactTTCCCATCACcaaagtcttttccaatgagtactgtcttctcattatgtgactaAAGTATTTCAGCTTTACTTTTTGTCCTTCCAGTGAATAATTAATTTCTATGctactgttaaatttttttttgtttttttgtatctaCCTCCTAGAGGTGTACCTTGTGCAttgtagtcacttaataaatgttgaattgagtCAGAGATAGTCTTTCAGGGATAATGTATATTTAAtgatatgatttattttataatttggaaagattaagaaagtgaaaatattcataatatgaATAGGACTAAAAAGTAAAGATTGGTTCATATCTATGCAGTTGTAACTTCAATTTATTGAAGTATCATTATGATGTTTAACCTTTAAATGACTGTAAGCTTAACTCTTCATTCCCCGTGAGGTTCCCAATTATGAggtaaaattttaagttctataAGTATGATGTAAAATAGTAACTGATCTTAAAAGTCATCTCAActatctttttaattattttttttgtttttagaataacTAGCTTACTATTTTGTCCCTTGTCTTAGGAATTGTTGATgcttttaatagcttttatttcattttaattgtttataattatattttactttaaaattcattaaaaaaattttgagttcccaattctgtcctccccctctcctcccatcTATTAACAAGACAGGAAATATGATACCAGTTATTCATTTGAAATCatctaaaatatttccatattagtcaca
Proteins encoded in this region:
- the LOC127554079 gene encoding protein Aster-C-like, with the translated sequence MGGREGGSSGGKRLRTGAPAQYRPGKRRAEMEGALTAQQAIQEDTVFISELLEDVEEKLSPAVEENSITAVKKQGTNLYNRSTDWSFWVTQQVFLHLIISFS